The following proteins come from a genomic window of Populus alba chromosome 12, ASM523922v2, whole genome shotgun sequence:
- the LOC118046671 gene encoding uncharacterized protein, producing MAENSSSGASYMASSPARSDDPAWAHRQVVVGAKNSSIFFHYSKRINSGGITRLKYHLAGIKGQVKAFEEGGSVNPTLSDIGSKANKRLAMQGTSVNRKKMTSFVPRTTPSSQPSIKNAMASKEKEHNARKLMARWWYDVNVPFNGATSYYYQPMIDDIASMEPGFKGPSYHDLRGPFLKCVIHDVHEYLFEIKADWKLYGCSIMADGWSNRRNVPIVNFLAYSPRGTIFLKPVDTSGLRKDKETLFEMFDEVVKEVGQENIVQFVSDNESAFKAAGKALQQRADIAWKDAKYTQIWEHLRGEFELTQEICKS from the exons ATGGCTGAAAACTCATCAAGTGGTGCTTCTTATATGGCTTCAAGTCCAGCAAGATCAGATGATCCAGCATGGGCTCATAGGCAAGTGGTTGTTGGTGCAAAGAACTCaagtatattttttcattatagcaAAAGGATCAACAGTGGTGGTATTACTCGTCTGAAGTATCACCTTGCTGGTATTAAGGGCCAAGTTAAAGCTT TCGAAGAGGGTGGTAGTGTAAATCCTACTTTAAGTGATATCGGTTCAAAAGCAAATAAGAGATTGGCAATGCAAGGCACAagtgtaaatagaaaaaagatgaCTTCATTCGTTCCACGAACTACCCCAAGCTCACAACCTAGCATTAAAAATGCAATGGCTTCTAAAGAGAAGGAACATAATGCAAGGAAGCTCATGGCAAGATGGTGGTATGATGTTAATGTACCATTTAATGGTGCTACATCATACTATTATCAACCAATGATAGACGACATAGCATCAATGGAACCTGGTTTTAAAGGACCATCATATCATGATTTAAGGGGaccatttttaaaatgtgtAATTCATGATGTCCATGAATACCTCTTTGAAATCAAGGCTGATTGGAAACTTTATGGATGCTCTATTATGGCAGATGGGTGGTCAAATAGAAGGAATGTACCAATTGTGAATTTTCTTGCTTATTCTCCAAGAGGTACCATATTCTTGAAGCCAGTTGACACTTCGGGTCTTCGAAAAGATAAGGAGACATTGTTTGAAATGTTTGATGAAGTTGTCAAAGAAGTGGggcaagaaaatattgtccAATTTGTTAGTGATAATGAGTCTGCATTCAAAGCTGCTGGGAAGGCTTTACAACAAAG